A window of Polyangia bacterium genomic DNA:
AGGCCAAGACCAGCTCGACGACGGCCAGGGAGTCAGCCTTGAGATCGTCCGCGAAGGACGCCTCCGGCTTCACCTTGTCCGGTGCGACTTCCAATTGCTCGATGATGATTTTTCGAACGCGTTCTTCGACGTTGTCGGCCATTTTGCTTTGGTCCTCTCAGCAGCTTGACGCTGCAAATCTTGCGGCTCGGGACACCGCAAGCGGCGTACCTTACATGAAAAGTCCCCCGTTGACGCGCAAGACTTGCCCGGTGACATAGGCGGCGCCCGGGCTACAAAGATAGCTCACCGCGGCCGCCACCTCTTCAGGGCGGCCGACGCGGCCCAGCGGAATCGACTTCAATAACTCGGCGCGCCGCTCTGCCGGCAATTCGCTGGCCGTCATGTCTGTATCGATGTACCCGGGCGAGACCGCGTTAGCGGTAACACCGCGCGAGGCGTATTCGCGAGCCAGCGTCTTGGTCAACCCGATCACGCCAGCCTTGGCCGCCACGTACGGCGCCTGCCCGGCCGAGCCGACTTCGCCGGTGATCGAAGTGATGTTGATGATGCGGCCGTTCTCTTTGGCCTTCATCAACGCGCGCAGGGCCGCCCGGGTGCAGTGAAACGTTCCGTTCAAGTTCACGTCGATGGCCCGCTTCCAGTCGGCGTCCTTCGCCCCCAGGACCAGCGTGTTGACGGCGATGCCGGCGTTGTTCACCAGGATGTGCAGGCCGCCTTCGGCGGCGATGACCTCCTTGATCGCCGCATCGGTCGCCGCCGAGTCGGCCACGTCGAAGCGCTTGGTGGTCGCGGAGCCGCCAGCCGTGCTGACCGCCGCCGCGGCCTCGTTGGCCGCCGCCTCGTTAGCCGTGAAGTTGATGATCACCCGCGCGCCCTGCCGACCCAAGGCGATGGCGATGGCCCGCCCGATGCCGCGCGAGCCGCCGGTGACCAGCGCAATTCTTCCGTCGAGCTCACCCATGCTGCGCCTCCTGCTGCCCGTCCGTTCGACCGGCCTGCCGCAGATTCTGGATCGACTCGGGATCGCCCGCCGCCTGCACCGTCAAACCGGGCGCGATCCGTTTGATCAAACCGGCCAGCACGTTGCCCGCGCCCACTTCGATCCCGGCGGTGATCCCTTGCGAGGCGAGGTGCAGCACCGATTCTTCCCAGCGCACCGGCGCCGTCACCTGTCGCACCAGCAGGTCGCGCACGCGTGCGGCGTCCTGATACGGCGTCGCCTCCACGTTGCTCACCACCGGAACCGCCGGCATCTTCACGGTAACCTTGCCTAGTTCGATTGCCAGGCGATCGGCCGCCGGCTGCATCAGCGCGCAATGGAAAGGCGCACTGACCGCCAAAGGCTTCGCCATCTTGGCGCCGCGCGCTTTCGCCGCCACGCAGGCGGCGTCGACGGCGCTCTTGTGCCCGGCGACGACCACCTGACCGCCGCCGTTGTAATTCGCCGGGCTGACGAATTGTCCGGGCGACGACGCCGATGCCTCGGCGCACACCGCTTCGAGGTCCGCCGGCCCAAGGCCGATGATCGCCGCCATGCTGCCCACGCCGGCCGGCACCGCGTCCTGCATGAAACGCCCGCGCAGGTTCACCAGACGAACCGCGTCGGTCAGCGCCAGCGCGCCTGTCGCCACCAGCGCCGAATATTCGCCCAGTGAATGCCCAGCCACCGCCACCGGACGCAGATCGGTTTCCTTCTCCAGCACGCGCAACGCCGCGATGCTGGTGGTCAGGATCGCCGGCTGTGCGTTGGCGGTCAGCGTGAGCTCCGCGTCCGGCCCGGCGAAACAAAGCTGGGACAGCGAGAAGCCCAGCGCTGCGTCCGCCTCGGCGAAGACGGCGCGCGCCTCCGGCCACTGCTCGGCCAGGGCTTTGCCCATACCGACTTTCTGCGAGCCCTGACCGGGGAACAGAAAGACCACGCCCGATGCTGTCATCGCCTTACCACCGCACCGCAGCCGATGCCCAGGCCAGGCCGCCGCCGAGCGCGGTGAAAAGCAGCACCTCGCCACTTTTGATCTTTCCGTGCTCCAGCGCCTCGTCCAGCGCCGTCGGCACCGACGCCGACGAGGTGTTCCCGTAGCGATCGACGTTGATGTAAAACCGCTCCATCGGAATGGCCACCCGCTCGGCCACCCCTTCGATGATGCGCAAGTTGGCCTGGTGGGCGATCACCCACGACACGTCTGACGGTTGAAAGGCGTTGGCCTGCAGGGCGATCTTCGCGGCCGCCGCCATGTTGCGCACGGCGTGCTTGTAGACCTCGCGCCCGTTCATCTTCACGTAGTGCCGCTTGTCCGCCACGGTTTCCACCGACGGAGGCAGGCGGCTGCCGCCCGCCGGCTGGTAAAGAATGTCGGTGTAATTCCCATCGGCGAAGAGGTGCGTCGACAGGATGCCGCGCTTGGGATCGTCGTCGGCGGTCAGAAGAACCGCACCCGCGCCATCGCCGAACAGCACGCAGGTCCCGCGGTCGCTCCAGTCGATGATGCGGGTCAGGACCTCCACGCCGATCACCAGCACGCGTTTGTACTGGCCGCAGCGAATGAAGGCGTCGCCCACCGAGAGGCCGTAGATGAAACCGGCGCAGGCGGCTGACAGATCGAAGGCGCAGCCGCCGGCCATGGCGCCCAATTTTTTCTGCACGAACGTCGCCGTCGACGGGAACAGACAATCGCCGGTCACCGTGCCAAGGATGATGCAGTCGACGGTGGCCGGATCGACGCCGGCCGCTTTGCAGGCGTTGCGCGCCGCCTCGGTGGCCAGATCGCTGGCCGCCTGCGACGAGTCGAGGACGTGGCGTTCGCGGATGCCCGTGCGCTCGACAATCCAGGCATCGGAGGTGTCGACGGTCTTTGACAACTCGGCATTGGTGAGAACGCGCGGCGGGACGCCCCGCCCGGTGCCGATGATGCGGCTGCGGATCATCGCGCCGCCTCGGCGGTGGGTGGCGCCGGCGGAGCCGAATCCCAGATGAAGCGATGGCGGCTGACCGCGCCGGTCAATTCTTGCCCGAGACCGTTCTTGGCGAAGCGATCGGCGACGAAGACCGCATTCTTGATCGCGGTGGCGTTCGAGCCGCCATGGCAAATCAAAGCAACGCCGTCCACGCCCAAAAGCGGCGCGCCGCCGTGTTCAGCGTAGTCGAGACGCTTCTTCAGCCGCCGCAGCACCGAGGTCATCAACGCCGCGCCCAACCGGGCCAGCGGTCCGGCCCGCAACACCTCTTCGCGCACCATGCCCAGGATGGCCTCCGCCGCGCCTTCGACGCTTTTCAGAACCACGTTGCCGGTGAAACCGTCGGTGACCACCACGTCGACGTCGCCGCGAAAGATGTCGCGGCCCTCGACGTAACCGACATAGTGAAAATCCGCTCGGGCACCCGGGACCAGCGTGCGCGCCAGCAGTTGGTGCGTCTCGCGGGTCAGCGGCGTGCCCTTGTGTTCTTCCGAACCGTTCGACAGCACGCCGACACGCGGCTTCTCCTTGCCGTGTAGGAGGCGCGCATACTGCGTGCCCAGCACGGCGAACTGGGCCAGCACCGCCGGCTTGGGATCAACGTTGGCGCCCATATCGAGCAGCGCGCACTCGCCGACCTTGGTCGGGAAGGTGGTGACGATGGCTGGGCGCTCGACGCCGGTCAGCCGGCCGAAGACGAACAGTCCGCAGGCCATCATGGCGCCGGAGTTTCCCGCCGATACCACCGCGTCCGCCTCGCCGGCCTTCACCAGATCGAAGCACACCCGCATCGATGATTTTTTCTTCTGCTTGACCGCCATCGACGGGGCGTCGTCCATGGTGATGACGTCGGGCGCGTGGCGCACGGTCAGGCCCTTGCTGGGTGCGCCCAGCGCCGCCAGTTCGGCACGCAGGCGTGCTTCGTCGCCGACCAGGATCACCTCCAGGTCGCGCGCACGAACAGCGGCGATGACGCCCTCCACCTCGATGCGAGGCGCCCCGTCAGCTCCCATCGCGTCGACGGCGATGCGGGACATGTGGACTAGGGCTGCTCCTCTTCCTTCGGTTCCACCACCAGGCGATCCCGATAGTACCCGCAGGCAGCGCACATGCGGTGAGCCAGCTTGGGCTCGCTGCAACGCGGACAGGGGACAAAGTGCGGCACCGATTTCTTCATCACCTGGGCGCGGCGGATCGCCGAGCGCGACTTGGACTGTCTTCTTTTCGGAACGGCCATGGGATCCTCTGTGAAAGGGTGTTCGGTCTCGGACTAAAGCTTGATCTTGGCGAACGCGTTTTGCTTGAGAGCAAGGGCGTCCGGTTGGGTCTGACAAGCGCACGCCGTCAGGTTCCGGTTGGCGCCGCACAACGGGCAAAGGCCGCGGCATCCATCCTGGCAAAGCGGGCCGAGAGGAATGGCCAACAATATCTCGTCGCGGAGCTCCGGCGCGATGTCGACCTCGTCGCTGTCAAAGTAGACCACGTCGGGATCGTCCGCTTCCTCGGGATCGCCGGGCTCGCGCTCGACGAAGGTGACGGCCAGCGGAATGTTCAGAACAATGCGCGCCGTCTCCAGGCAGCGCGAGCAGGGCGTCTCGATGGCGCCCTTCAGGTCGCCGCGCAAAAGGATGTCGGCGTCCCGTGCCGAACCGCTGCGCTCGATCACGCCGTGGAGGCGCAACGGCGGTTGAGCAGGCACAAGGTCGCTGTCCGGACAGGCGGCGGCCAGCCAATCAGCCGTCACCGGCACGTCCAGGACCAGCCCGTCGTCGCCTATGTCCTTGATTTTGTACTGCATTTCAACGCCCAGGGCGGCCTTTGCTGCCCCGAAAGGTGAGTAACTATAGGGAGGCCCATCGGGGAGTCAAGCTCCGCGACCAGCGACCGATCTCGCTTACTTGCTGGCCGCCCCGGCGGCGGCGCCACCACCCAACAGTAGCAGAGACTTCAGGTCCTCGTCGTTGAACACCAGTTGCGTGCCCAGGAACCAGTCGATGCCGCCGCCGGCACCGCCGCGTGCGCGGTTGAAGTTCGCCAGATCGTCGCCGCCGCCAAGCAGGAACAGGTTGCGCTTCCACACCGCCAGCGCAACCGTCGGTTTGATGCGTGGGTACTGATTCGTCTGGGCGTCAAAGACATCCAACGAAAAATTCAGCCGGTCGTCGAGTAGGTGCAGATCCAGCCCGACACCACCGGTGGATTCCTTGATACCAAATCGACCAGCCCAAGGACCGATGCGCTTGCCGAACATCAGCGTGAAACGCAGCTGCTGGCTGATGGTCACCTGCTGCTGCGACGTGGTTCCGGTCTGCGAGCTGCTGGTCACCGTGGTGGTCGCCTGACGGTACCCGCGCGGGTCCTGCACGAGCTCTATCAGATAGAACTTGTCCGGCCGCGGCTCCAGCTGGACCTGCAGGTACTCCTTGAAGGAACGCGAGATCACGTTGGCGTCGAACCGTAGGCCGACGATGGTCTGCAGCTTGGTCACGCTGCGGACGAAGGTGCTGGCGTCCTCGGTGATGTCCTCGACGTTGCGAGCGATGGTGTCGTCGGTCAATAGGTGACCGACGGTGCCCTCGCCCTTGTCGATGCGGCTGCTGATCGACTCGGTGTTCTTCAGCGTTCGGTCCAGGTTGTCGATGGTCCGTTGCAGCTTGTCCAGCGATCCGCGCACCGCCGTGCCCGTCTCCTTGACCTCGCCCTGGCTGGTGCCGACCAGCGTCTTGAGCGAATCGGTTATCTCGCGAACGTTCTGGATGGCGACCTTGACGTCACCCGCCTCGGACGTTGTCACCCCTTCGACATTGGCCGCGATGTGATCGACCCGGTTCAGCAGCCGCTCCAGAACCGACGCGTTGGTCTCGATCAGCTTGTTGACGTTCTCCGCGATGTCCGTGACCGTGCCCGACGTCAGGCGCTTCACGTCGGTGAGGATGTCTTTCAAGATCGGCAAGATGGTCCCGATGTCAGCCATCAGATCGCCCATCGCCGTCGGCTCGCGAACGTCTTTGATCTCGTCGCCGTCTTTAAGGGGAACCATGTCGCGCCGCTGGCCGTTCACCAGCGCGTACGGCGTACCGGGATCTATCTCCAGATAATACTCACCCAGCAGCGAAGCGGATTTCTTCGAGACCACGGCGTTCGACCACAACTTGATGTTGGGGTTGATGCGCACGGAGATCTTCG
This region includes:
- a CDS encoding beta-ketoacyl-ACP synthase III translates to MIRSRIIGTGRGVPPRVLTNAELSKTVDTSDAWIVERTGIRERHVLDSSQAASDLATEAARNACKAAGVDPATVDCIILGTVTGDCLFPSTATFVQKKLGAMAGGCAFDLSAACAGFIYGLSVGDAFIRCGQYKRVLVIGVEVLTRIIDWSDRGTCVLFGDGAGAVLLTADDDPKRGILSTHLFADGNYTDILYQPAGGSRLPPSVETVADKRHYVKMNGREVYKHAVRNMAAAAKIALQANAFQPSDVSWVIAHQANLRIIEGVAERVAIPMERFYINVDRYGNTSSASVPTALDEALEHGKIKSGEVLLFTALGGGLAWASAAVRW
- the plsX gene encoding phosphate acyltransferase PlsX translates to MSRIAVDAMGADGAPRIEVEGVIAAVRARDLEVILVGDEARLRAELAALGAPSKGLTVRHAPDVITMDDAPSMAVKQKKKSSMRVCFDLVKAGEADAVVSAGNSGAMMACGLFVFGRLTGVERPAIVTTFPTKVGECALLDMGANVDPKPAVLAQFAVLGTQYARLLHGKEKPRVGVLSNGSEEHKGTPLTRETHQLLARTLVPGARADFHYVGYVEGRDIFRGDVDVVVTDGFTGNVVLKSVEGAAEAILGMVREEVLRAGPLARLGAALMTSVLRRLKKRLDYAEHGGAPLLGVDGVALICHGGSNATAIKNAVFVADRFAKNGLGQELTGAVSRHRFIWDSAPPAPPTAEAAR
- the acpP gene encoding acyl carrier protein, which translates into the protein MADNVEERVRKIIIEQLEVAPDKVKPEASFADDLKADSLAVVELVLALEEAFKLEIPDEDTEKIKTVGDAINYIKSHAK
- the rpmF gene encoding 50S ribosomal protein L32, producing MAVPKRRQSKSRSAIRRAQVMKKSVPHFVPCPRCSEPKLAHRMCAACGYYRDRLVVEPKEEEQP
- a CDS encoding MlaD family protein, whose amino-acid sequence is MRKSWASVTVGLLVLLVAGATYVIIRATSERTTGGKGIVVWGLFTDASGLFEKSRVQTAGISIGQIEKRELDPATAKAKISVRINPNIKLWSNAVVSKKSASLLGEYYLEIDPGTPYALVNGQRRDMVPLKDGDEIKDVREPTAMGDLMADIGTILPILKDILTDVKRLTSGTVTDIAENVNKLIETNASVLERLLNRVDHIAANVEGVTTSEAGDVKVAIQNVREITDSLKTLVGTSQGEVKETGTAVRGSLDKLQRTIDNLDRTLKNTESISSRIDKGEGTVGHLLTDDTIARNVEDITEDASTFVRSVTKLQTIVGLRFDANVISRSFKEYLQVQLEPRPDKFYLIELVQDPRGYRQATTTVTSSSQTGTTSQQQVTISQQLRFTLMFGKRIGPWAGRFGIKESTGGVGLDLHLLDDRLNFSLDVFDAQTNQYPRIKPTVALAVWKRNLFLLGGGDDLANFNRARGGAGGGIDWFLGTQLVFNDEDLKSLLLLGGGAAAGAASK
- a CDS encoding DUF177 domain-containing protein, producing MQYKIKDIGDDGLVLDVPVTADWLAAACPDSDLVPAQPPLRLHGVIERSGSARDADILLRGDLKGAIETPCSRCLETARIVLNIPLAVTFVEREPGDPEEADDPDVVYFDSDEVDIAPELRDEILLAIPLGPLCQDGCRGLCPLCGANRNLTACACQTQPDALALKQNAFAKIKL
- the fabD gene encoding ACP S-malonyltransferase translates to MTASGVVFLFPGQGSQKVGMGKALAEQWPEARAVFAEADAALGFSLSQLCFAGPDAELTLTANAQPAILTTSIAALRVLEKETDLRPVAVAGHSLGEYSALVATGALALTDAVRLVNLRGRFMQDAVPAGVGSMAAIIGLGPADLEAVCAEASASSPGQFVSPANYNGGGQVVVAGHKSAVDAACVAAKARGAKMAKPLAVSAPFHCALMQPAADRLAIELGKVTVKMPAVPVVSNVEATPYQDAARVRDLLVRQVTAPVRWEESVLHLASQGITAGIEVGAGNVLAGLIKRIAPGLTVQAAGDPESIQNLRQAGRTDGQQEAQHG
- a CDS encoding 3-oxoacyl-ACP reductase family protein, whose protein sequence is MGELDGRIALVTGGSRGIGRAIAIALGRQGARVIINFTANEAAANEAAAAVSTAGGSATTKRFDVADSAATDAAIKEVIAAEGGLHILVNNAGIAVNTLVLGAKDADWKRAIDVNLNGTFHCTRAALRALMKAKENGRIINITSITGEVGSAGQAPYVAAKAGVIGLTKTLAREYASRGVTANAVSPGYIDTDMTASELPAERRAELLKSIPLGRVGRPEEVAAAVSYLCSPGAAYVTGQVLRVNGGLFM